The Leguminivora glycinivorella isolate SPB_JAAS2020 chromosome 1, LegGlyc_1.1, whole genome shotgun sequence genome includes a region encoding these proteins:
- the LOC125231542 gene encoding GRIP and coiled-coil domain-containing protein 1 isoform X2, translated as MESLSKQELISTITKQADQIKRYESRLRDVVAAYKGLAKEKEALEISLKALNKTENAAEGDDSVAALTESLSTLTAEKSRMEEAFQADKKVTREKYESMLASMREESKAMMQQHQVELNNLKAKLAYEIQERENERADHAAMLKELHLKLNSERKTKEKLEDKVGQSTEAQSSQAELEKRVRDLSSSLEAAQRRLQRAEARTVETPALLVRLQNKLALVEQSHSVAIREEQIKVKRAEESARKICARQEERVALLEGRVAELSATVGEYDARRRRDQQLIQSLQEAMNGKLVDINVQKPQQKSETDNEKLADSEYLQTLIDKIHILKKELISENEKLGNPIDLTTIFKMDAYENVHAKCIEEYDNLKMEFEKYKAENVRKEEVDVKSEMERLKTERALLKEKLETYGMMLEDERQDKADALKASEEKLKSQQDYHKEIVSDLKTRIQSLEKQVVTQRDRYAALLEETDQYIRAKNDRSRKVSVENYKEGHGLLTDVTAPPHMLHYAHELARKDLDISQLRKEKHILEGHFRDHQRDATIEKERFKEVIRTLKEEIDRLRRIQSREGANLEYLKNVVMAYLLSTDYAGRRHMLNAIAAVLHFTASEKNMVIATL; from the exons ATGGAGTCGCTGTCGAAACAAGAGTTGATTTCTACGATTACGAAGCAAGCAGACCAAATCAAGCGCTACGAGTCCAGACTTAGAG ATGTGGTGGCAGCGTACAAAGGCTTGGCTAAAGAGAAAGAAGCCTTGGAGATAAGTCTCAAGGCTCTAAACAAAACAGAAAATGCTGCAGAAGGAG ATGACTCTGTGGCCGCCCTGACTGAGTCCTTGTCCACTCTGACTGCGGAGAAGTCCCGGATGGAGGAAGCATTCCAGGCAGACAAGAAGGTTACAAGGGAGAAG TATGAaagtatgttggcttcaatgcGAGAAGAATCCAAAGCAATGATGCAGCAGCACCAGGTGGAGCTGAACAACCTGAAGGCCAAGCTAGCCTATGAGATACAGGAGCGCGAGAATGAGAGGGCAGACCACGCCGCCATGCTCAA GGAACTACACCTTAAGTTGAATTCAGAAAGGAAAACTAAGGAAAAGTTAGAAGACAAAGTTGGACAGTCAACAGAGGCTCAAT CATCTCAGGCGGAACTAGAAAAGCGTGTGCGCGACCTGAGCAGCTCCCTGGAAGCGGCGCAGCGACGCCTACAGCGCGCGGAGGCGCGCACCGTCGAGACCCCGGCCTTGCTCGTGCGGCTGCAGAACAAACTGGCGCTGGTCGAGCAGAGCCACTCCGTCGCCATCAGAGAG GAGCAAATAAAAGTGAAACGCGCCGAAGAGTCAGCCCGCAAGATCTGCGCGCGCCAAGAAGAACGAGTCGCCCTTCTAGAAGGAAGGGTAGCAGAACTCTCTGCCACCGTCGGCGAATACGATGCCAGGAGGAGACGGGATCAGCAACTCATACAGTCACTACAGGAGGCCATGAATGGGAAACTGGTGGACATCAACGTGCAGA AACCCCAACAAAAGAGTGAGACAGACAACGAAAAGCTAGCAGACAGCGAGTACCTCCAAACTCTCATAGACAAAATCCACATCCTAAAAAAAGAACTCATCTCCGAAAACGAGAAACTCGGCAACCCCATAGACTTGACCACCATTTTCAAGATGGACGCCTACGAGAACGTCCACGCCAAGTGCATAGAGGAGTATGACAATTTGAAAATGGAATTCGAGAAGTATAAAGCGGAGAATGTGCGGAAGGAGGAGGTGGATGTGAAGAGTGAGATGGAGAGATTGAAGACAGAGAGAGCGCTATTGAAGGAGAAGTTGGAGACTTATGGTATGATGTTGGAGGACGAGCGGCAGGATAAGGCAGACGCACTCAAGGCTAGCGAAGAG AAACTGAAGTCTCAACAAGACTACCACAAAGAGATAGTGTCGGACCTGAAGACGCGCATCCAGAGCCTCGAGAAACAAGTGGTCACCCAGCGCGACCGGTACGCCGCGCTGCTGGAAGAGACCGACCAGTACATACGGGCCAAGAACGACCGGTCCAGGAAAGTTAGCGTCGAGAACTACAAGGAGGGCCACGGCTTGCTCACC GACGTGACGGCGCCGCCGCACATGCTGCACTACGCGCACGAGCTGGCCAGGAAGGACCTGGACATCTCGCAGCTGCGCAAGGAGAAGCACATCCTCGAGGGCCACTTCAG GGATCACCAACGTGACGCGACCATAGAGAAGGAGCGGTTCAAAGAAGTCATCAGAACATTGAAAGAAGAGATAGACAG ACTGCGACGCATCCAGTCCCGCGAAGGCGCGAACCTCGAGTACCTGAAGAACGTTGTGATGGCGTACCTTTTGTCGACTGACTACGCCGGCCGGAGACACATGTTGAACGCCATCGCGGCCGTCCTGCACTTCACCGCCAGTGAGAAGAACATGGTTATAGCCACGTTATGA
- the LOC125231542 gene encoding GRIP and coiled-coil domain-containing protein 1 isoform X1 has product MESLSKQELISTITKQADQIKRYESRLRDVVAAYKGLAKEKEALEISLKALNKTENAAEGDDSVAALTESLSTLTAEKSRMEEAFQADKKVTREKYESMLASMREESKAMMQQHQVELNNLKAKLAYEIQERENERADHAAMLKELHLKLNSERKTKEKLEDKVGQSTEAQSSQAELEKRVRDLSSSLEAAQRRLQRAEARTVETPALLVRLQNKLALVEQSHSVAIREEQIKVKRAEESARKICARQEERVALLEGRVAELSATVGEYDARRRRDQQLIQSLQEAMNGKLVDINVQKEPQQKSETDNEKLADSEYLQTLIDKIHILKKELISENEKLGNPIDLTTIFKMDAYENVHAKCIEEYDNLKMEFEKYKAENVRKEEVDVKSEMERLKTERALLKEKLETYGMMLEDERQDKADALKASEEKLKSQQDYHKEIVSDLKTRIQSLEKQVVTQRDRYAALLEETDQYIRAKNDRSRKVSVENYKEGHGLLTDVTAPPHMLHYAHELARKDLDISQLRKEKHILEGHFRDHQRDATIEKERFKEVIRTLKEEIDRLRRIQSREGANLEYLKNVVMAYLLSTDYAGRRHMLNAIAAVLHFTASEKNMVIATL; this is encoded by the exons ATGGAGTCGCTGTCGAAACAAGAGTTGATTTCTACGATTACGAAGCAAGCAGACCAAATCAAGCGCTACGAGTCCAGACTTAGAG ATGTGGTGGCAGCGTACAAAGGCTTGGCTAAAGAGAAAGAAGCCTTGGAGATAAGTCTCAAGGCTCTAAACAAAACAGAAAATGCTGCAGAAGGAG ATGACTCTGTGGCCGCCCTGACTGAGTCCTTGTCCACTCTGACTGCGGAGAAGTCCCGGATGGAGGAAGCATTCCAGGCAGACAAGAAGGTTACAAGGGAGAAG TATGAaagtatgttggcttcaatgcGAGAAGAATCCAAAGCAATGATGCAGCAGCACCAGGTGGAGCTGAACAACCTGAAGGCCAAGCTAGCCTATGAGATACAGGAGCGCGAGAATGAGAGGGCAGACCACGCCGCCATGCTCAA GGAACTACACCTTAAGTTGAATTCAGAAAGGAAAACTAAGGAAAAGTTAGAAGACAAAGTTGGACAGTCAACAGAGGCTCAAT CATCTCAGGCGGAACTAGAAAAGCGTGTGCGCGACCTGAGCAGCTCCCTGGAAGCGGCGCAGCGACGCCTACAGCGCGCGGAGGCGCGCACCGTCGAGACCCCGGCCTTGCTCGTGCGGCTGCAGAACAAACTGGCGCTGGTCGAGCAGAGCCACTCCGTCGCCATCAGAGAG GAGCAAATAAAAGTGAAACGCGCCGAAGAGTCAGCCCGCAAGATCTGCGCGCGCCAAGAAGAACGAGTCGCCCTTCTAGAAGGAAGGGTAGCAGAACTCTCTGCCACCGTCGGCGAATACGATGCCAGGAGGAGACGGGATCAGCAACTCATACAGTCACTACAGGAGGCCATGAATGGGAAACTGGTGGACATCAACGTGCAGA AAGAACCCCAACAAAAGAGTGAGACAGACAACGAAAAGCTAGCAGACAGCGAGTACCTCCAAACTCTCATAGACAAAATCCACATCCTAAAAAAAGAACTCATCTCCGAAAACGAGAAACTCGGCAACCCCATAGACTTGACCACCATTTTCAAGATGGACGCCTACGAGAACGTCCACGCCAAGTGCATAGAGGAGTATGACAATTTGAAAATGGAATTCGAGAAGTATAAAGCGGAGAATGTGCGGAAGGAGGAGGTGGATGTGAAGAGTGAGATGGAGAGATTGAAGACAGAGAGAGCGCTATTGAAGGAGAAGTTGGAGACTTATGGTATGATGTTGGAGGACGAGCGGCAGGATAAGGCAGACGCACTCAAGGCTAGCGAAGAG AAACTGAAGTCTCAACAAGACTACCACAAAGAGATAGTGTCGGACCTGAAGACGCGCATCCAGAGCCTCGAGAAACAAGTGGTCACCCAGCGCGACCGGTACGCCGCGCTGCTGGAAGAGACCGACCAGTACATACGGGCCAAGAACGACCGGTCCAGGAAAGTTAGCGTCGAGAACTACAAGGAGGGCCACGGCTTGCTCACC GACGTGACGGCGCCGCCGCACATGCTGCACTACGCGCACGAGCTGGCCAGGAAGGACCTGGACATCTCGCAGCTGCGCAAGGAGAAGCACATCCTCGAGGGCCACTTCAG GGATCACCAACGTGACGCGACCATAGAGAAGGAGCGGTTCAAAGAAGTCATCAGAACATTGAAAGAAGAGATAGACAG ACTGCGACGCATCCAGTCCCGCGAAGGCGCGAACCTCGAGTACCTGAAGAACGTTGTGATGGCGTACCTTTTGTCGACTGACTACGCCGGCCGGAGACACATGTTGAACGCCATCGCGGCCGTCCTGCACTTCACCGCCAGTGAGAAGAACATGGTTATAGCCACGTTATGA
- the LOC125230697 gene encoding LOW QUALITY PROTEIN: L-2-hydroxyglutarate dehydrogenase, mitochondrial (The sequence of the model RefSeq protein was modified relative to this genomic sequence to represent the inferred CDS: deleted 2 bases in 1 codon), with product MSIISKCLFTKGLSSVIGAQNIRSLSNAAKYDVVVIGGGIVGAASARELLIRYPELKVAILEKEHRFAHHQSGNNSGVIHAGIYYKPGSLKAKLCVEGHALAYQYCDKKNVPYLKCGKLIVATERAEIPRLLELYDRGQKNGVKDLELMDRNQMREIEPNCNGLQGIWSPHTGIINWGEVTRSFVEDFVERGGQKYLNFEVRKFAEAEDSEYPVIISDEKGQEVRASHVLTCCGLHSDTIAVLTGCPEEPKIVPFRGEYLYIVREKSDLVKANIYPVPDPRFPFLGVHLTPTIDGRIIVGPNAILAFAKEGYRWSDINMKELREIFNFQGFRQVAAKYACFGVKEMARSWLVPLQVAQLRKFVLSLSTADVERGPSGVRAQAMGKDGTLIEDFVFDAAGRGGGGGGRVLHVRNAPSPGATSSLAIAKMIADKMTLQFKLSNKSAVRDL from the exons ATGTCTATCATAAgtaaatgtttgtttacaaaggGGTTATCTAGTGTTATTGGTGCACAGAATATTCG ATCACTGAGCAATGCAGCCAAATACGACGTGGTGGTAATCGGCGGCGGCATCGTGGGCGCCGCCTCCGCGCGCGAGCTGCTCATCCGCTACCCCGAGCTCAAGGTGGCCATCCTGGAGAAGGAGCACCGCTTCGCGCACCATCAGAGCGGCAACAACAGCGGCGTCATCCACGCCGGCATCTACTACAAGCCCGGCTCGCTCAAGGCCAAGCTCTGCGTCGAGGGCCACGCCCTCGCTTACCAGTACTGCGACAAGAAAAACGTCCCCTACCTCAAGTGCGGCAAACTAATAGTAGCCACCGAACGCGCGGAAATACCCAGGCTACTAGAACTTTACGATAGGGGACAGAAAAATGGAGTCAAAGACTTGGAGCTCATGGATAGAAATCAAATGAGAGAAATCGAGCCGAACTGTAACGGTTTACAAGGAATCTGGTCCCCGCACACGGGTATAATCAACTGGGGCGAGGTGACGAGATCATTCGTTGAAGATTTCGTGGAGCGGGGCGGacagaaatatttaaatttcgAAGTTAGGAAGTTCGCCGAGGCGGAAGATAGCGAGTAtcctgtgataatttccgatgAGAAAGGGCAAGAGGTGCGCGCGTCTCATGTTttgacttgttgcggtttacaTTCGGACACGATCGCCGTGCTGACGGGGTGCCCGGAGGAGCCGAAGATCGTGCCGTTCCGGGGCGAGTACCTGTACATTGTGCGGGAGAAGAGCGACCTGGTGAAGGCGAACATCTACCCGGTGCCGGACCCGAGGTTCCCGTTCCTCGGCGTGCACCTCACGCCCACGATCGACGGCCGGATCATCGTTGGACCTAATGCGATTTTGGCGTTTGCGAAAGAAGGGTATAG ATGGAGCGACATAAACATGAAAGAGCTAAGAGAGATCTTCAACTTCCAAGGGTTCCGGCAGGTGGCGGCCAAGTACGCGTGCTTCGGAGTGAAAGAGATGGCGCGATCGTGGCTGGTGCCGCTACAAGTGGCTCAGTTGAGGAAGTTCGTGCTGTCTCTGTCTACCGCTGATGTGGAGCGAGGCCCCTCAGGGGTCAGGGCGCAGGCTATGGGGAAGGATG GAACGCTGATCGAGGACTTCGTGTTCGAC GCAGCCGGGCGCgggggtgggggtggggggCGCGTGCTGCACGTGCGCAACGCGCCTTCCCCCGGCGCCACCTCCTCGCTCGCCATAGCTAAAATGATCGCCGACAAAATGACACTACAGTTCAAACTATCCAACAAAAGTGCCGTCAGAGACTTATAG
- the LOC125229023 gene encoding post-GPI attachment to proteins factor 2 — translation MYIPLYNETKRRYICRVSVTKLCFVTVSLPLFAFITCVLMTMYKDFQNANKTHCDVPNVFPSISASIGNYEPQSSIWRSAIYAHAPMRFFIVYLRWGYYRDVISDNLEIVIKLAVLLNIIENLSLLGLTHWTSSLHYPKHEFCFKMFIGTSVFYMLFTCMMLTKYRRKASVSSSEMRSVKLKWRAFVVNIGSFAFAAYFFLRHNRLCEPYVYSLFGFSEYIVVISNIMFHLTTVYDLRRQFLCISSRGIHLE, via the exons atgtatatccCTCTATACAATGAGACAAAAAGACGATATATCTGCAGAGTTTCTGTCACGAAGCTGTGCTTCGTCACCGTTTCACTGCCGCTCTTTGCGTTCATAACTTGCGTTTTGATGACTATGTACAAGGATTTTCAAAATGCAAATAAAACCCACTGTGATGTGCCGAACGTGTTTCCGTCTATATCGGCGTCCATAGGAAACTACGAGCCGCAAAGCTCGATCTGGAGATCGGCTATTTACGCTCACGCGCCTATGCGCTTCTTCATAGTGTACCTCAGGTGGGGGTACTACAGGGACGTTATAAGCGACAATCTAGAAATAGTCATCAAATTAGCAGTATTGTTAAACATTATAGAGAATTTATCTTTATTAGGACTGACACACTGGACTTCATCCCTACATTACC CAAAGCATGAATTCTGCTTCAAAATGTTCATTGGGACATCAGTGTTCTACATGCTGTTCACATGCATGATGCTGACCAAGTACCGGCGGAAAGCCTCCGTCTCCAGCTCGGAGATGCGCTCCGTGAAGCTCAAGTGGCGGGCTTTCGTAGTCAACATTGGCTCTTTTGCCTTCGCTGCATACTTCTTCCTCCGGCATAACAGACTGTGCGAGCCTTACG TGTATTCACTGTTTGGGTTTTCGGAGTACATAGTAGTGATCAGCAACATAATGTTCCACCTGACTACGGTATACGACCTCCGAAGGCAGTTCCTGTGCATATCTTCTAGAGGAATCCATTTGGAATaa